The sequence below is a genomic window from Phoenix dactylifera cultivar Barhee BC4 chromosome 8, palm_55x_up_171113_PBpolish2nd_filt_p, whole genome shotgun sequence.
TAGGGAAAGATATATACGTCAGCCCCAGATGGATGAATCCCAGCCGTTAAATGACTCCCATCGGTAGGAATATACACGGAGGAAAACCAAAAACATGTTTATGGGGCTTGGGTCCTCCCGCTCGTCTTAGCCGCATGATCAATGCTCCCCTTCGCCCCACCGCCCGATCTCTCGTTCGCCTCATCAAATCGGTCAACCCTGCCACCCCTTTCGCCACCCGCGAAGCCCAGCAGCTCCACTCCGTCGTCACCAAAGCCGGCTTCATCTCCAGCGAGTTCATCTCCAGCGCCCTCATCACCCTCCATTCTGGTGTTGGCTCTATTGCCAGGGCCCGCCAACTGTTTGATGAAATCCCCCATCCAGGGCTGGTGTCCTGGACCGCCATGGTCCGGGCCTATTCCATCATGAGCTGCCCCATGGCAGCATTGAATCTTTTCCGGCATATGATATCTGCCGGCATTATGCCGGATCCCGTGGCTCTGGCGACTGCCATTTCAGCATGCCGTCAATTAGGCCATCCAGGCCCGGCGAAGATGATTCATGCGTTCACTCTGTGTAGTGGGATTCAGATTGATGCATTCGTCAGCACTGAATTGCTGAGAATTTATGGAGATCATGGTGAATTAGAACTGGCTCGCAAGTTGTTCGATGAAATGCCTACAAGAACTCTTGTTGCATGGAATGCTATCGTTCATCAGTATGTGAAGCATGATTTGATTGATGCTGCACGTCGGTTGTTCTTGGAGATGCCAAATAGGGATGTCATTTCATGGAACACTTTGATATCAGGGTATTCTCAAGCAGGGCATTGTCGAGAGGCCCTGGTGTTGTTTCGTGAGATGGAGTTGTCTTCTGTGAGGCCTAACGAGCTAACGCTATGCACCATTCTAGGTGCTTGTGCTAGCCAGGGTGCTTTGGAGACTGGTATGTGGTTGCATGCTTACATCGAGAGAAACAGTATGAACTTTTATGGGTGCTTGGATCATTGCCTGATTGACATGTATGCTAAGTGTGGAAGCATTGAGAGGGCAGTTCAAGTGTTTGAGAAGATCCCGATGAGAAGGGACTTGTACTCGTGGACTTCAGTGATATGTGGGCTGGCAATGCATGGGCGAGCTGATCATGCCCTTCGGCTCTTCTCTCGGATGCAAGAAATGGGGGTCCAACCAGATGATGTTATTATGGTTGGAGTTTTAAATGCTTGTGCCCATAGAGGACTCGTAGATGAAGGttgtaaacatttccattcaATGGAGGAAGTATATGGTCTCAAACCCAAAATTGAGCACTATGGATGTATGATTGATCTTTTAGGTCGTGTGGGTCAATTACAAGAAGCACTTGATATCATTGTTGGAATGCCTATGGTGCCTAA
It includes:
- the LOC103718017 gene encoding pentatricopeptide repeat-containing protein At5g08510-like, translating into MTPIGRNIHGGKPKTCLWGLGPPARLSRMINAPLRPTARSLVRLIKSVNPATPFATREAQQLHSVVTKAGFISSEFISSALITLHSGVGSIARARQLFDEIPHPGLVSWTAMVRAYSIMSCPMAALNLFRHMISAGIMPDPVALATAISACRQLGHPGPAKMIHAFTLCSGIQIDAFVSTELLRIYGDHGELELARKLFDEMPTRTLVAWNAIVHQYVKHDLIDAARRLFLEMPNRDVISWNTLISGYSQAGHCREALVLFREMELSSVRPNELTLCTILGACASQGALETGMWLHAYIERNSMNFYGCLDHCLIDMYAKCGSIERAVQVFEKIPMRRDLYSWTSVICGLAMHGRADHALRLFSRMQEMGVQPDDVIMVGVLNACAHRGLVDEGCKHFHSMEEVYGLKPKIEHYGCMIDLLGRVGQLQEALDIIVGMPMVPNAVVWGTLLSCCRVHNNVKLGEIAAMKLLELDPHDRWARVMLSNMYAEAHDWGGVIRLRKEMKGGEMRKAPGCSSIEVSGEVHEFLAGDSLHPQHAEIYTMLENIEAQMQMR